In Pyrus communis chromosome 11, drPyrComm1.1, whole genome shotgun sequence, the sequence TGGAATATATATCGTCGTGGGGGGCATAGATACGTAGTAATATCTTCTGTAAAATTTATGACATGGTACGTGCCTCCTCATGACTCCGCACGCAAGCAGCAAAACCATTTTTTCTACACATCAAAGCacgaaaagcaaaaaaaatccaaccatTATATTTTTGAAGCtatcatctttttcttcatcacatTAGGGTTAGGGTGGCTTAAGATCAATTGGCagcattcttttctttttccctctctttttcttttttggtgccAGCTTAGTTGGACATCATTCAACAAAGCAAGATTCGTGCTTTACCAAAGTCAGGATGTTAAAATTTTGCAAGCGAATagataaaaatatgaaacagaTAGGTTTATAAAATCAACGGGTGCCACCAGAGTGAGGACAGCAAAAGAGAAATTTGTTTAAGATGGTTCAGTGAGGGTGAATGCAGACATTAACAAAGTCGAGAGAATAAAAGTTGCACGTAACAAAAACTAATTAGACAGGAAAACGTAAGTGCTAAGGTGATTTAGCGATCTGGTAGAGAAGTAATATGCATTATCCACAGGGGCATGTATAACAAAGATTTATAACTAGCCCTAAGCTTGGATTAGGAAATTGTCAAATCATATTGAGTTCACTTGCAGTTCACTACTATGAATGAAGAATATTATGTATATTGTGAAACCACAATTTCCCAGTTGCAAATAGATTGGTTGGGAAAATAACAACTACTCAGCACccaaaaaatccaaatttaaGAGGGAAACAAAAACGTTGAgaagattttgaaattaaaGGATTAAATGCAAACTTAGTCACATGCAAAATGTGATGCTAAAGATGTAAAGATTCCAACGTACTGTGCATCCAAAGCTCGTAATAGTCCAAGTAATTCTTCTATGTTCTCAACCTAAACCACCCTTTAGGCTTTAGGGAAAGATATGACTATGTAATACAGACAGCGTCAAGTATAAAAGAGATAAAGGCATTCCAAAGTGCGGAGAACTATAAGGTCAGTGAATCCAACTTACAGATGGAGGCTTTCCGAGAACTGCTTCATGCTTATATGTGTGATCCTCCTTTGATGGTGAGTCAGGTCTGCCACCTGTCTTCTTCTCAGTCCTAGCCTTGTTGAAGATTACAGTGAATCCCTCAGCTGATGCTGGATCATTGACATCCCATTCACCAAATTTTGGCAACGGTAC encodes:
- the LOC137707747 gene encoding protein NOI4-like; amino-acid sequence: MGEKGVPLPKFGEWDVNDPASAEGFTVIFNKARTEKKTGGRPDSPSKEDHTYKHEAVLGKPPSKKWFCCLRAES